One genomic window of [Clostridium] scindens ATCC 35704 includes the following:
- a CDS encoding protease complex subunit PrcB family protein translates to MKKRWGILLLAFCLLGLTACAAGKLDTEKIRDIEFTVLSKEEVPEEFMTQIEEEKSGQMKLNYGDKGYLYIARGYGTKKTTGYSVEVFQCYETGNSVVIKTGLQGPGKKEEILKKKTYPYVVIKMEYTDKQVVFK, encoded by the coding sequence ATGAAGAAACGATGGGGAATACTGCTGCTGGCCTTTTGTCTTCTTGGCCTGACGGCGTGCGCCGCAGGAAAGTTGGACACGGAGAAGATACGGGATATTGAATTCACGGTTCTTTCCAAAGAGGAGGTGCCGGAAGAATTCATGACACAGATAGAAGAAGAAAAGAGCGGTCAGATGAAGCTAAACTATGGGGACAAAGGATACCTGTACATAGCCAGAGGATACGGAACCAAGAAGACCACCGGCTATAGCGTGGAAGTTTTCCAATGCTATGAGACCGGGAATTCAGTCGTCATAAAGACCGGTCTTCAAGGGCCCGGCAAAAAAGAGGAGATTCTTAAGAAGAAGACCTATCCTTACGTGGTAATAAAGATGGAGTATACAGATAAACAAGTAGTATTTAAGTAG
- the malQ gene encoding 4-alpha-glucanotransferase produces the protein MKDKRRLSGILLHPTSLPSPYGIGDLGEAAYKFVDFLATAGQHLWQILPLTHTGYGDSPYQSFSAFAGQPLLISPSGLKRLGLVGDKDLEGCPASDDERVDYGTLIPWKQHILEAAYREFCRDDYDNQKLKEGFSRFVQEQGCWLNDYALFMACKERNEGRSWLEWEDQYRNPTEDIKDRLRGRLAQTIGFYQFTQFLFFDEWMRLKEYANQKDIRIIGDIPIFVSMDSADVWASQHLFQLDSNGYPLKVAGVPPDYFSATGQLWGNPLYAWDAHKEEGFAWWISRIRHQLDVLDILRIDHFRGFEAYWSVEYGEKTAINGQWVQAPGYELFNAIQNALGDDLPIIAEDLGIITDEVNALREHFHFPGMKVLQFAFDSTLESSYLPHQFTSPDCVCYTGTHDNDTTSGWYQHLPPDCQEKVRRYTCCKDAPQIGRCLIRTCLGSIARYSIFPLQDLLGYGSTARMNIPGTASDNWSWRFKKDALSPSLAEELKELTLLYGRG, from the coding sequence ATGAAAGATAAAAGAAGACTCTCCGGCATCCTGCTGCATCCGACTTCGCTGCCATCGCCCTACGGAATTGGGGATCTTGGAGAGGCGGCCTACAAATTCGTAGACTTTCTTGCAACGGCAGGCCAGCATCTCTGGCAGATCCTGCCGCTTACGCACACCGGATATGGAGACTCGCCTTACCAGAGTTTTTCTGCCTTTGCCGGACAGCCGCTCTTGATCAGCCCTTCCGGCTTAAAGCGTCTGGGGCTTGTAGGAGATAAGGATCTGGAGGGCTGCCCTGCTTCCGACGACGAGCGCGTAGACTACGGAACACTGATCCCCTGGAAGCAGCATATCCTGGAAGCAGCATATCGGGAATTCTGCAGAGATGACTATGATAATCAGAAGCTGAAGGAAGGCTTTTCCAGGTTTGTCCAGGAACAAGGCTGCTGGCTTAATGACTATGCTCTGTTCATGGCATGCAAGGAACGAAACGAAGGGCGCAGCTGGCTGGAATGGGAAGATCAATACCGCAATCCCACAGAAGACATAAAAGACCGGCTTCGAGGCCGCCTGGCACAGACCATTGGCTTCTACCAATTCACGCAGTTCTTGTTCTTTGATGAATGGATGCGCCTGAAAGAATATGCCAATCAAAAGGATATCCGGATTATCGGGGATATCCCCATATTTGTTTCCATGGACAGCGCAGACGTATGGGCCAGCCAGCATCTCTTCCAACTGGATTCAAACGGCTATCCCCTCAAGGTGGCCGGGGTTCCGCCGGATTACTTCTCTGCCACGGGACAGCTGTGGGGCAATCCGCTGTATGCCTGGGATGCCCATAAGGAAGAAGGCTTTGCCTGGTGGATCTCCAGAATCCGGCACCAGCTGGATGTCCTTGATATCCTCCGGATTGATCATTTCCGCGGGTTTGAGGCCTACTGGTCGGTGGAATACGGGGAGAAGACCGCCATCAACGGGCAATGGGTGCAGGCTCCTGGCTATGAACTCTTTAACGCCATCCAGAATGCCCTGGGAGACGATCTTCCTATTATCGCCGAAGATCTGGGCATCATCACCGATGAGGTCAATGCGCTGCGAGAACATTTCCATTTCCCGGGAATGAAGGTGCTTCAGTTCGCTTTTGATTCTACTTTAGAGAGCAGCTATCTTCCGCATCAGTTTACTTCGCCGGACTGCGTCTGCTATACAGGTACCCACGACAACGACACCACTTCCGGCTGGTACCAGCATCTTCCGCCCGACTGTCAGGAAAAGGTGCGACGCTATACCTGCTGCAAGGACGCGCCGCAGATTGGCCGCTGCCTGATCCGCACCTGCCTTGGGAGCATTGCCCGCTACAGTATCTTTCCGCTGCAGGATCTGCTAGGCTATGGCTCGACGGCCCGCATGAACATTCCTGGCACGGCTTCTGACAACTGGAGCTGGCGCTTTAAAAAGGACGCTTTAAGCCCTTCCCTTGCCGAGGAATTAAAAGAACTTACATTATTATATGGAAGAGGATAG
- a CDS encoding cation diffusion facilitator family transporter, with product MTEFLVRHFVKNHEDVEKVSVRTAYGVLASVVGIFCNVLLFVVKGAVGFFLHSVSVMADAFNNLSDAGSSIVGLVGVRMASKPADEEHPFGHGRIEYIAALVVSFLVLQVGFTFFKDSIRKIQNPEELKFQAVSVIILVLSIGVKLWMGMFNKKLGKKIDSKVMMATATDAMGDVVTTTATIASVLFFKITGINIDGIVGIGVSLVVMWAGIGIAKDTLEPLIGEAVAPEEYVRISRFVEKYEGIVGSHDLIVHNYGPGRSMASIHAEVPNDVDIEVSHEIIDRIERDAAKRLGIFLVIHMDPVETKDAHVLEVRHQVEQILDAVDFRVSIHDFRMVDGKEQINLIFDMVVPFEYSTQKQNELKMTLRKLLQMADKRYQCVITIERSYVASAKG from the coding sequence ATGACTGAATTTTTAGTTAGACATTTTGTTAAGAATCACGAAGACGTTGAAAAGGTGTCTGTCCGCACCGCCTATGGAGTATTGGCGAGCGTGGTGGGCATCTTTTGCAACGTTCTTTTGTTTGTGGTCAAGGGGGCTGTAGGATTCTTCCTGCACAGCGTCTCTGTCATGGCAGATGCGTTCAATAATCTGTCAGATGCCGGCTCTTCCATCGTAGGGCTTGTGGGGGTAAGGATGGCCAGCAAGCCGGCGGATGAGGAGCATCCTTTTGGCCATGGAAGGATTGAATATATAGCGGCGCTTGTGGTATCCTTCCTGGTACTGCAGGTTGGATTTACATTTTTTAAAGATTCCATCCGCAAGATACAGAACCCGGAAGAGTTAAAATTCCAGGCAGTATCCGTCATCATACTGGTTCTGTCCATTGGCGTGAAACTGTGGATGGGCATGTTTAATAAGAAGCTTGGGAAGAAGATTGATTCCAAAGTGATGATGGCTACGGCTACGGATGCCATGGGAGACGTGGTGACGACGACCGCCACCATCGCGTCCGTTTTATTTTTTAAGATTACGGGAATCAATATTGACGGAATCGTAGGAATCGGCGTATCCTTGGTGGTAATGTGGGCCGGAATCGGCATTGCCAAAGATACTTTGGAGCCGCTGATTGGCGAGGCAGTGGCTCCGGAAGAGTATGTGAGGATCAGCAGATTCGTGGAAAAGTATGAAGGGATCGTGGGGAGTCATGACCTGATCGTGCACAATTACGGGCCGGGCAGGAGCATGGCATCCATCCATGCGGAGGTACCCAATGACGTGGACATCGAAGTTTCCCACGAGATCATAGACCGGATCGAGCGGGATGCGGCCAAGCGTCTGGGAATATTCCTGGTAATACATATGGATCCGGTGGAGACGAAGGACGCGCATGTGCTGGAGGTGCGGCATCAGGTGGAGCAGATATTGGATGCAGTGGACTTCCGCGTATCCATCCATGATTTCCGCATGGTGGACGGAAAAGAGCAGATCAATCTGATCTTTGACATGGTGGTGCCCTTTGAGTACAGTACGCAGAAACAGAATGAACTGAAGATGACGCTTCGGAAGCTGCTTCAGATGGCAGATAAAAGATACCAGTGCGTTATCACCATTGAAAGGAGTTATGTAGCAAGTGCAAAGGGATAA
- a CDS encoding GntR family transcriptional regulator, giving the protein MEPNFKVNMNEYLPLRDVVFNTLRQAILRGELKPGERLMEIQLANKLGVSRTPIREAIRKLELEGLVLMIPRKGAEVAEITEKSLRDVLEVRRALEELAVQLACEKITKEEIRELERVAKEFQQVVNSSDITEIAEVDVCFHDIIYTATDNQKLIQLLNNLREQMYRYRVEYLKRDGVFPQLIAEHEAIIRHIENNEKEKATEVMCRHIDNQVETVIDVIRAKHS; this is encoded by the coding sequence ATGGAACCGAACTTTAAAGTGAATATGAATGAGTACCTGCCTTTACGGGACGTGGTGTTCAATACGCTTCGCCAGGCGATCCTGCGAGGCGAGTTAAAGCCGGGCGAGAGGCTTATGGAGATCCAACTTGCCAATAAGCTGGGAGTAAGCCGTACGCCGATTAGGGAGGCCATCCGCAAGCTGGAACTGGAAGGCCTTGTCCTGATGATTCCAAGAAAAGGGGCCGAGGTAGCTGAGATTACGGAGAAGAGTCTAAGAGACGTCCTGGAAGTGCGAAGAGCGCTGGAAGAACTGGCCGTACAGCTGGCGTGCGAGAAGATTACCAAAGAAGAGATACGCGAGTTGGAACGCGTGGCAAAGGAGTTCCAGCAGGTGGTAAATAGCAGTGATATTACCGAGATTGCGGAAGTGGACGTATGTTTCCACGATATTATCTATACAGCAACGGATAACCAGAAGCTGATCCAGCTTCTTAACAACCTGCGTGAGCAGATGTATCGCTACCGGGTAGAGTATCTGAAGCGGGACGGCGTGTTTCCCCAGCTCATTGCCGAGCATGAGGCGATCATCCGTCATATCGAGAATAACGAGAAAGAGAAGGCCACGGAGGTCATGTGCAGGCATATTGACAACCAGGTAGAGACGGTGATCGACGTGATCCGGGCAAAACATAGCTAG
- the ispE gene encoding 4-(cytidine 5'-diphospho)-2-C-methyl-D-erythritol kinase, which produces MDKLDLKALGKINLGLDVLGKRENGYHDVRMVMQTVYLYDQIRIEKRKEPGISLSTNLFYLPVNENNLAYRAASLLMEEFHIKEGVKITLDKHIPVAAGMAGGSSNAAAVLFGINRMFSLGLSQKDLMERAVSLGADVPYCIMRGTVLAEGIGEILTPLPNMPKCHVLLSKPPISVSTKLVYEKLDSYDSIEHPDIDGIIKGLKDGDIKKVASSMGNVLENVTIEEHPVIEEIKNVMRKEGALNAMMSGSGPTVFGLFEDKKRAKKAAARIKELQLAKQAYVTGVHNARRK; this is translated from the coding sequence ATGGATAAGCTGGACTTAAAAGCACTGGGAAAGATAAATCTGGGACTGGATGTATTGGGAAAGAGAGAGAATGGCTACCATGACGTACGAATGGTAATGCAGACAGTGTATCTCTATGACCAGATTCGCATTGAGAAGAGGAAGGAGCCGGGAATCAGCCTGTCCACCAACCTGTTCTACCTGCCGGTAAATGAGAATAATCTGGCTTACCGGGCAGCCAGCCTGCTGATGGAGGAGTTCCACATCAAAGAGGGCGTAAAGATCACCCTGGATAAGCATATTCCAGTGGCTGCCGGGATGGCTGGAGGAAGTTCCAATGCAGCGGCAGTCTTATTTGGGATAAACCGTATGTTTTCACTTGGACTGTCACAGAAAGACCTGATGGAACGCGCAGTGTCGCTGGGAGCCGACGTGCCTTACTGTATCATGAGGGGAACCGTGCTGGCAGAAGGAATCGGAGAGATTCTGACGCCCCTTCCAAATATGCCCAAATGCCATGTCCTGCTCTCCAAGCCGCCGATCAGCGTATCTACCAAGCTGGTCTATGAGAAACTGGATTCTTATGACAGTATCGAACATCCGGACATTGATGGAATCATAAAGGGGCTAAAAGATGGGGATATTAAGAAGGTAGCCTCCAGCATGGGCAATGTGCTGGAAAATGTAACCATAGAGGAACATCCGGTCATCGAAGAGATTAAGAACGTGATGCGCAAAGAAGGCGCGCTAAATGCCATGATGAGCGGAAGCGGCCCTACCGTATTCGGGCTGTTCGAAGACAAGAAGAGGGCCAAGAAGGCTGCCGCGAGGATAAAGGAGTTACAATTGGCGAAGCAGGCGTACGTGACCGGCGTACATAATGCAAGGAGGAAATAA
- a CDS encoding CvfB family protein, giving the protein MTLEEGLGTKKTLMVVKEVEFGVYLGNSQEKVLLPKKQVPEGVEVGDPIEVFLYKDSSDRLIATTNEPKIMLGELAVLNVAATGGIGAFLDWGLEKDLLLPFREQTAPLKKGDQILVALYIDKSQRLCATMKVYERLRTDSPYKVDDQVEGIIYELSDNFGVFVAVDNLYSALIPKREAFGKLRVGDRVKARVVKVKEDGKLDLSVREKAFLQMDVDADLIMKRMEEYGGSLPFTDKADPELIKKEFDLSKNAFKRAIGRLLKEGKIEIGEKSIEIRNK; this is encoded by the coding sequence ATGACATTAGAAGAAGGATTAGGAACAAAGAAGACGCTTATGGTGGTAAAAGAAGTGGAATTCGGCGTGTACCTGGGGAACAGCCAGGAGAAGGTACTTCTGCCGAAAAAGCAGGTGCCGGAAGGCGTGGAGGTGGGAGATCCAATCGAAGTATTCCTGTATAAGGATTCTTCGGACAGGCTGATTGCCACCACCAACGAGCCAAAGATCATGCTGGGAGAGCTGGCAGTACTTAACGTCGCTGCGACGGGCGGGATTGGCGCATTTCTGGACTGGGGGCTGGAGAAGGATCTGCTGCTTCCCTTCCGGGAGCAGACGGCGCCGCTTAAGAAGGGGGACCAGATCCTGGTAGCCCTATATATCGACAAGTCGCAAAGACTGTGCGCCACCATGAAGGTCTACGAAAGGCTGCGTACGGATTCTCCTTATAAAGTGGATGACCAGGTGGAAGGAATCATCTATGAGTTAAGCGATAATTTCGGCGTATTCGTGGCAGTGGACAATCTCTATTCCGCATTGATACCTAAGAGGGAAGCCTTTGGGAAGCTCAGAGTGGGAGACAGAGTAAAAGCAAGGGTTGTGAAAGTAAAAGAGGACGGAAAATTAGACCTCAGCGTGAGGGAGAAGGCTTTTCTCCAGATGGATGTGGATGCGGACTTGATTATGAAGCGGATGGAGGAATATGGCGGAAGCCTTCCTTTTACCGATAAGGCTGACCCGGAATTGATCAAGAAGGAGTTTGATTTAAGCAAGAACGCGTTCAAGCGCGCAATTGGCCGCCTTTTAAAAGAAGGAAAGATAGAAATTGGTGAAAAAAGCATTGAAATCCGTAACAAATAG
- a CDS encoding DUF3794 and LysM peptidoglycan-binding domain-containing protein — MEYVTKQMQTYRTGKTITDQFYIDDDYNVPDAKSDVKRVILGEGTLAVEDMKIVENYIRVAGKLNFKVLYVTDEGETRLSCLEGRIPFEEMIYLEQDPVGDLFIQSSSVDLTVTAIHSRKLNLKTLAEISICSEGRKEAEITTDIDSDTPLYKRHESKELLRVFTTKKDTYRIKEEVSISGTKENIGTLLWTEVNSRKLDTRLEADELKLQGELLLFCFYESLDGKTDWIEQTIPYEGRIECYGVQDNMYHQIYPELTDVNIDVRMDEDGEMRLIGVEATLEVRLIIYEEEQVDILSDIYSLEQACTPRVKEEWMEQLLLQNHSKCKVTEQLSLPEIKDDILQICHSSARIQIERTEPADNGIQIEGVLHISFLYVKADDTIPFDTWQGMIPFSYLLEGNEASADMVYGLTSAVEQLSIGLLGSDEIEIKAVLAFNSFLKKPVRIMNIEEVEFAPIDMEEVERRPGITGYIVREGDALWDLAKRYSTTVEGIMEVNGLEKDEIKPGDKILIFKENMSIL, encoded by the coding sequence ATGGAATATGTAACAAAGCAGATGCAGACTTACAGGACTGGCAAGACCATCACTGACCAGTTCTACATTGATGACGATTATAATGTACCGGACGCGAAAAGCGATGTGAAAAGAGTCATACTTGGCGAGGGAACGCTGGCGGTTGAAGATATGAAGATTGTGGAAAATTATATCCGGGTGGCCGGCAAGCTGAACTTCAAGGTGCTTTATGTGACGGATGAGGGCGAGACACGCCTGTCCTGTCTGGAGGGACGGATTCCCTTTGAAGAGATGATCTATCTGGAGCAAGATCCGGTGGGAGACCTGTTCATCCAGTCCTCAAGCGTAGATCTGACCGTCACGGCCATTCATTCCCGAAAATTGAATCTTAAGACCCTGGCTGAGATATCCATCTGCTCTGAAGGACGTAAGGAAGCGGAGATCACTACGGACATTGACAGCGATACGCCCCTTTATAAGCGGCATGAGAGCAAGGAACTGCTTCGGGTATTCACCACGAAAAAGGATACATACCGCATTAAGGAAGAGGTTTCCATCAGCGGCACGAAGGAGAATATCGGCACGCTTTTGTGGACGGAGGTCAACAGCAGGAAGCTGGATACGAGGCTTGAGGCGGACGAACTGAAACTACAGGGCGAACTGCTGCTTTTCTGCTTCTATGAGTCTCTGGATGGCAAGACGGACTGGATTGAACAGACAATTCCATATGAAGGACGTATAGAATGCTATGGAGTACAGGATAATATGTATCACCAGATATATCCAGAACTTACGGATGTGAACATCGACGTGCGTATGGATGAGGATGGAGAAATGCGCCTGATCGGAGTAGAGGCGACCCTGGAAGTACGGCTGATCATATATGAAGAAGAACAGGTTGATATCCTTTCGGACATCTATTCCTTGGAGCAGGCGTGCACTCCAAGAGTGAAAGAAGAGTGGATGGAGCAGCTTCTGTTGCAGAACCACTCTAAATGCAAGGTGACAGAGCAGCTCTCCCTCCCGGAGATTAAAGATGATATCCTGCAGATCTGCCACAGCAGCGCCCGGATCCAGATCGAGCGGACGGAACCAGCGGACAATGGAATTCAGATCGAAGGCGTGCTGCACATCAGTTTTCTGTATGTAAAGGCGGATGATACCATACCGTTTGATACATGGCAGGGAATGATACCATTTTCCTATCTGCTTGAGGGCAACGAGGCTTCCGCGGATATGGTCTATGGGCTGACTTCTGCGGTGGAGCAGCTCTCCATAGGGCTTCTGGGCAGCGATGAGATTGAGATCAAGGCTGTGCTTGCATTCAACAGCTTCCTGAAGAAGCCGGTTCGAATCATGAATATTGAGGAAGTGGAGTTTGCGCCCATTGATATGGAAGAGGTGGAAAGAAGGCCTGGAATTACCGGCTACATCGTGAGAGAAGGCGATGCGCTGTGGGATCTTGCCAAGAGATATAGCACCACGGTAGAAGGAATCATGGAGGTAAACGGACTGGAAAAAGATGAGATAAAACCAGGGGATAAGATATTGATTTTTAAGGAGAATATGAGTATACTGTAG
- a CDS encoding acyl-[acyl-carrier-protein] thioesterase has protein sequence MQRDNQYTFKSRVRFSEVDHTKRITLPGIVNYFQDCSTFQSEELGLGVDHFAKYKRAWILSAWQVVIDRYPSLGEEISVSTWATEFNGLYGLRNFCMEDEGRQMTACANSVWVYMDIEKGRPAKPGEDETKAYGEGEPLKMEYAPRKIALAKDAEPMDAFPVRKYHIDTNEHVNNCQYVQMALEVLKERMEVRQLRVEYKRSAVYGDVIYPRTAYEKDRTVVELCDEAGKPYAVVELK, from the coding sequence GTGCAAAGGGATAATCAATATACTTTTAAAAGCAGGGTAAGATTCAGCGAAGTAGATCACACCAAACGGATCACGCTTCCGGGGATCGTAAACTATTTCCAGGACTGCAGCACCTTTCAGTCGGAAGAACTGGGCCTTGGAGTAGACCACTTCGCAAAATATAAAAGGGCGTGGATCCTGTCTGCCTGGCAGGTCGTGATCGACAGATACCCCTCCCTGGGGGAAGAGATCAGCGTCAGTACCTGGGCTACCGAATTCAACGGCCTCTATGGGCTTCGTAACTTCTGTATGGAAGATGAAGGGCGGCAGATGACTGCCTGCGCCAACTCGGTATGGGTCTATATGGATATAGAGAAGGGAAGGCCGGCAAAGCCGGGAGAAGACGAGACGAAGGCATACGGAGAAGGGGAGCCCCTGAAGATGGAGTATGCGCCCAGGAAGATCGCGCTTGCGAAGGATGCAGAGCCTATGGATGCATTTCCGGTAAGGAAATATCATATAGATACCAATGAACATGTCAACAACTGCCAGTATGTGCAGATGGCTTTGGAAGTACTGAAAGAACGGATGGAAGTACGGCAGCTGCGGGTAGAATATAAGAGATCGGCCGTATATGGGGATGTCATCTATCCCCGGACAGCGTATGAAAAAGACCGGACGGTAGTGGAACTGTGCGATGAAGCAGGAAAGCCCTACGCAGTCGTAGAACTAAAGTAG
- the spoIIR gene encoding stage II sporulation protein R: protein MEGKKNYLERYRIRQIICVILGICIALAATLLLTASRMKQVDAKVARTQESLAKEVFRFHVLANSDSDEDQAVKLKVRDAVITYMKESMDEEIEGSTDAKDTKEWAKAHLEELEQVADSVIAREGYSYQAEAEVTTCYFPDKRYGDILFPQGDYEALRIKLGKAKGHNWWCVLYPNLCFTNSTCAVVSDDGKEELKEALTAEEYEMVTATSDFKIKWFFFGEDSEED from the coding sequence ATGGAAGGAAAGAAAAATTATTTGGAAAGATATAGAATCAGACAGATCATCTGTGTTATACTTGGAATCTGCATTGCCCTGGCCGCAACGCTGCTTCTTACCGCAAGCCGCATGAAGCAGGTGGACGCGAAGGTCGCTCGTACCCAGGAGTCGCTGGCGAAGGAAGTGTTTCGCTTCCATGTGCTGGCCAACAGCGACAGCGACGAGGATCAGGCAGTGAAACTGAAGGTGCGGGACGCAGTCATTACTTATATGAAGGAAAGCATGGATGAAGAGATAGAAGGAAGTACGGATGCAAAGGATACGAAGGAGTGGGCCAAGGCACATCTGGAGGAACTGGAACAGGTAGCCGACAGCGTGATCGCAAGGGAAGGATACTCCTATCAGGCGGAGGCGGAAGTGACCACCTGTTATTTCCCGGATAAGCGTTACGGAGACATCCTGTTTCCGCAAGGAGATTACGAGGCGCTCAGGATCAAACTTGGAAAGGCCAAAGGCCATAACTGGTGGTGCGTCCTGTATCCCAACCTGTGCTTTACCAATTCTACCTGTGCCGTAGTCAGCGATGATGGGAAAGAAGAACTGAAAGAAGCGCTGACGGCAGAGGAATACGAGATGGTTACCGCTACCTCGGACTTTAAGATAAAATGGTTCTTCTTCGGAGAGGATTCCGAAGAGGATTAG